The DNA window ATGTGAGGAAGGCTCATAGTGACACCAAATCAGGACCCAGACTTGGGGACAGCCTCCTGGCCTGGCCCACAGTGCCCACCTGAACGGCAGGGCAAGGCTGAGGGGCTTAGAGGGATGCTGCCCGCCCACAAAGGGGAAGTCAGTCTCTTCCCAGGGGTCACCAGCACAGGCGGTGGGGCTCCGCAGAGGCCGGAAGGGAGGACCAGACCCCCTCCGTGGGTGGGGCACAGCCAGAGACAAGGCATCTCCAGGACATCGAGGTTTGCTGGAGAGGGCGTTGGGGGCGGGCCGTGCCGGGGTCCAGAACCAGCTGCCGTGACCGCTGCcgcgcccctccccccacagctGCTCCGCTGGTGACGTCCGGTGGGGGCGGGCATGGGAAAGGGAGCCTGGCCCTTTAAGCGGCGGGCGGTCCTGCCCAAGCCGGCTGCGCCCCGGTGTGCGTCCCTGCGGAATGCGGGCTGGTGATGTCGCCGCAGGCAGCTCAGCCCGCGCGCGCCGCCCTCGGACCCTGGCCGGAGACGGCGGCGGGAGCGGCCCCTGCGCGGAGGGTGGGTGCGGCCCCAGCCCGGGACCGCGGCGGGGCGGTGGGGGCTCCCGGGCGCGCCGCCCCGGTCCGAGCAGGAGCGCGTGGTGGGAGAGGCGGGTGGGGCCGAGAGTCCTCCCAGGACGTGCGCTTTTGTGCGGGTTCGGGGTTTCATTGTGCAGCCTGGGAGCTGCGTGTGGCTTCCCCTGACCTGCgaggcagagagagcagggggttggggggggtcccTCCGGAAGGAAGGTGCCCTGGAGGGCCCTCGGCGAGGCCCTGAGAGTgcgggctggggtggggatgggggaccTGCAGAGGGTCCAGGGCTGCTGGCAGCCTCCCTTGTCACCCATTCCCAGAACCTGGGGTGGCCCTGGAATCGCGGAAGGACTGGAGTCTCAGGCGCTGCCAGACCTGGTGTCTACAGGGGCTTTGTAGGGGGCACCCCAAGCTGCCTGGCTCTGCCTGGAGGGGGTTCCTGGGAGCTCCAGGAATTGCAGCGAAGGCTGGCAGGTCTCTGCACCTGCCCTGAGACTCTCTTTAGGTGGGAGGTTCCTGATAGAATTCCCCCAACCCCATACTTGTCTGTCTTCACCGCTGAGAGCGCAGAGAGTAGGGGAACTGCGGCAGAGAAGAGTCTTCGGAGAGACGGTGCAGACCCTGCCCGTCCCCGGCGGGCGCTGTCCTCCAGCAGGAGTATCCCAGGGGCCCCTGGCTCTGGACTGTGCGGTGGGGCCCACCCCGgcacccagctcagcccagcctcCCCCGCTGGGGACCTGAGAGCCACGGTGTTGTCCCGCCGACAGTCACCTGCTTCTCCCTGTCCAGCCAGCAGGTTTCTGAGGAAGGGGCCCCTTTCCCTCCAAGGCTGATACCTCCACGCCCCTAGCCTGGAGGTCCCCCACCTCTGTGGCCCCCCAAGGTCTAGCCTTTGTTGGGGGCACAGGGAGCGCACACGGCGGGCATTCTGGTTGGGCACCGAGCTGGACCGGGGCGAAGGCTGAGGCCACCAGGCATCTCTGTCCTCCAGAATCAGCCAGGTCTCTGGGACCAGCTGCGTctgtggggcagggcaggaaagCACAGGGCCCCCGCCTGGTTCCCCTGCCTCCTCCGCGGGATGGGGTAGGCCTTGGCCCAGTTGTTTCTTGGTCATCTTTCCTGAGCCTCACAACAATGCCTGAGGCGCGCAGGACCAGGACACTGAGGCCCGCGGTCACTCGCAGAGTCAGACGTGTGCCCGTTGGTCCCCCTCAGCCCTTTCTGGCCAGCGGAGGGTCTCCCTCCACCAATCTGTGGCCCAGCGCACACGTGCGGGAAAGGCGGCAGGACACATGCCAGCCACGTGTATAGCGCGTGGCCTGCGCGCGCTCCAGGTCCCCAGGGTTCCCAGCTCTCAGCCCAGCCTCTGCTCCTCCGTAGTCCCCTGCTGGGTGGAATGGAGCCGTAACCTGAGCGCAAATGCCCCTGCTGGCTGTGCCAGCTCCAGTGGGTGATGTCATGCCCAgtgtgggggggcggggtggccCTCAGAAGCCCTTGCCTCCCGGTCCTGGCATCCAAGCCTGGCCCGGGGCTCCCGGCCAattggaggcagggagggatTGCATCAGCCcagggggagaggcaggaaggcccagcctggcccaggccATGGTGTGAAGGGGCTGGTGATAACCCCGCAGGAAGACCCCTGTGGCCTGTGAGCCCGCCCCTCTGTGGGCCCTGCGTGTGCAGGGCCCATCATTTCTACGGGCCCCGACTTTTATGGGCATCACAGCGGCGTCCTCAGCGAGACCAGCCCCTGATTAGCGTGAGGAGGAATTAGCGCAGGGGCAGGTGATGTAAATGTGCCGGCCCACGCCCCCGAGACGGGCCTTCCAGTACCAGCACCGAGACCAGGTGCTCAGGCCAGAGGCTTGCCGGCCAGCACCAGCTCGGGCTGGGCGTCCGGGTGGGTGCGGCTGAGCCGCGCTGGTGGGTGGGTGGCCTGGCTCTCCTGCCCCAGCCGGCCCAACCCCTGACACGCGTCTCCTCTGCTCCTCCTGCAGGGGGCTTTGCCAccttctcctcctgcttccccGGCCTCTGTGAGGGCAAGCCTGCTGCCCTGCTGCCCATGagcctctcccagccctgcctgcccgtGCCCAGCGTGGGCCTGACCCGCATCCTGCCTCACCTCTACCTGGGCTCCCAGAAGGATGTCCTGAACAAGGTGCGTGCACAGCCGGAGCCCGAAGCAGCTCCTAGGCTGGTCTGGCGGAGTGACGGATGCACACAGGTGTGGGGGAAGCACGGGTTGGGGGCGCGGGAGGACCCAAGGGGGCCTGGCAGGACCAGAGCAGGGCTCGGGCAGGGCCTGGCCAGGCTGGGTGGAGAGGCAACTCCCTGCCCCTTTGGCAGTGCAGCCCACATGCCAAACTGCTGATGTCACTGGGCCCCTGGCCAGCCCTGAAAGAACCCCGTGTTTTAAAAATGGTGACGAGGGAAGAGGGTAAAGCCACCGCCCAGGCAGCCCAGCCGTAAAATTCCTGGGAGCCTACGGCAGGCGGCAGGCCGTAGGTGGGGCTCTCAGGGGCCGCCAGcctcctcacccccccccccgccccgttccccgactctcccctcctccccgcgTGGGGCCTGCAGGCTCCTCAGTGGGAACAGGGGCGGCTCCTGAGCCCAGGGCTCCAGAAGCCAGGCTCCCACCACGAGAGCATCCCAGCTTTCGGGCCTCCTGCCCGGCTGCACCCCCTTCCAACCTGTTCTCCCGCCCTCCCAGGATCTGATGACCCAAAACGGAATAAGCTACGTCCTCAACGCCAGCAACTCCTGCCCCAAGCCTGACTTCATCTGTGAGAGCCGCTTCCTGCGCATTCCCATCAACGACAACTACTGTGAAAAGCTGCTGCCCTGGCTGGACAAGTCCATCGAGTTCATCGGTGAGGTGGACAGCACCCTCCTGCCCAGTCCCGGGGGAGGGCTGGAAGCAGGGGGCCAGGAGGGCAGAAGTGCTGTGTCCCAGGGGTCCTGAACCTGGGGTCAGGGAAGGACTGTGCAGCCCCAGCCCTCACCTGGTCCCCCTGCCCCCAGATAAAGCCAAGCTGTCCAGCTGCCAAGTCATCGTCCACTGTCTGGCCGGCATCTCCCGCTCCGCTACCATCGCCATCGCTTACATCATGAAGACCATGGGCATGTCCTCCGATGACGCCTACAGGtagcccctccttccctcctgggccTGGTCCCTCCCCTCTCTACCACTAGCCACTGGATGGGCCCAGCAGTGAAGGGCACCCACCTTTGGCTGCCCCAGCTGCGGAGGGGGACCTGAGCCTAGCCCTGGCATACTTGGGTCTGCACATCAGCTGTGTGCCCCAGAGTGggcagtgggggcaggggagagtcAGGTGGGCAGCCTGGCCTGGCAGGAGCCCCGGCCCCATTGAGCGGCTCTCACCCCAGGTTCGTGAAGGACCGTCGCCCGTCCATTTCGCCCAACTTCAATTTCCTGGGCCAGCTGCTGGAGTACGAACGCAGCCTGAAGCTGCTGGCCGCCCTGCAGGGCGACGGGGCGTCCCACCCTGGGACCCCGGAGCCCCTCCCGGGCCCTGCCGCCCCACTGCCGCCGCTGCCACCACCTACCTCAGAGAGTGCTGCCACCGGGAGCGCAGCGGCCACCGCCACCAGGGAGGGCGCacagatggggggtggggagacccccacccccgcccccgccccggccacCAGCGCGCTGCAGCAGGGCCTGCGTGGCCTGCACCTCTCCTCTGACCGCCTCCAGGACACCAACCGCCTCAAGCGCTCCTTCTCGCTGGACATCAAGGCGGCCTATGCGCCGAGCCGGCAGCCCGACGACCCCGGGCCCCCCGACCCCGGGGAGGCCTCCAAACTCTGCAAACTGGACAGCCCATCGGGGGGCGTGCTgagcctgccctcccccagccccgacAGCCCGGACGCGGCGCCCGAGCCACGCCCCCGGCTCCGCCGGCGGCCCCGGCCCCTAGCCGGCTCCCCGGCGCCCGGCCTCGGCCTGAACTTCGGTGACGCCGCCCGGCAGACTCCGCGGCTCGGCCTCTCGGCCCTGTCGGCGCCCGGGCTGCCCGGCCCTAGCCAGCCGGCCGGCCCTGGCGGCTGGGCGCCGCCGCTCGACTCCCCGGGCACGCCGTCCCCCGACGGGCCCTGGTGCTGCAGCCCCGAGGGCGCGCAAGGCGCAGGCGGCGCGCGGTTCGCACCCTTCGGCCGGGCCAGCGGGCCGGGCGCGGGAGGCGGCGACCTGCGGCGGCGGGAGACGGCGAGGCCCGAGGCCCGGGACGCGAGGACCGGCTGGCCCGACGAGCCGGCCCCGGAGACGCAGTTCAAGCGCCGCAGCTGCCAGATGGAGTTTGAGGAGGGCATGGTGGAGGGGCGCGCGCGCGGCGAGGAGCGGGCCGCCCTGGGCAAGCAGGCCAGCTTCTCGGGCAGCGCGGAGGTCATCGAGGTGTCCTGACCGCGGCCGGGAGCGGCCCCTCCGCGGTGACCCGGCGCCCCCAGCCCTTCCGCTGCCCTCGGCTGGGCCCgctataaatacatattatatataatgcaatGAAAGGTAAATGGTTTTACTGCGATTTTTATCGAGaagtaaatatttcaattttttatttatttaagctgtTCATTCTGGCAATGATTTGGCAACAGTGCGGGCGGTCCTCGGAGCTCTATTTTTACTGTCTGGTATTTAAACTGAAACCCACGTTTCTAAGCAATATGAGGCCACCTTCAGTTGCAAGCTGGGGTGCCAGGCCTGgggttccctcctcccccctcccccaggaaacaCTGCTGACCGTTGCAAAGAGGCTGCTGAGCTTTCGTGCACTTTTTACATAAGGggtaaaaaagattaaaaaacctTTGCCACAAACTGAGCCGCAgaacctccctgcccctcccccccaccatgacctcctctcctgcctcttccttctccactgcTCCTTTCTGGGCCCTTCACCAAAGCCATAGGTGGGAGGAGGTGTCCCGGGAGCTGAGGAGGCACCGCCAGCCCCCTGCCAGCTCAAGGCGCCAGGTCTCGGTGCCATAGCGGGCACCCCCACCGCCTGTGCCCCCGGGCCTGTTGCCTGGCAGGTGTCGGGGGCCCAGGGTGTTCAGAGGACTGGGGTCTGGAAGAGGGGAGGAGCGCGGTGAAGGGGGCTCCCGGGTGTCAGGTGACATGGGTCCACAGGGCAGGGACTGGAGGTGGaacgcccccacccctgcccgaGCCTGGGTGCAGTTTCACGGGGTCAGGGGAGGCTGCTGCCCTATCCTCCGCTTTGGGGGTGCCCCCTAGCGCCAGCTGCCAGTGGGAGGGCCAGCAGGAGGGGGAGCTTGGCCCCTGGGGGTGGCAGGCGGGAGGAGCTGGGCCGCCAGTGCTGGCTCCACTGATCAGAGGGGGCAGACAGATTTAGGGGCTTGTTCTGCAGGTGGAGGTCCCTCCGGGAGGAGTGGCTGGCTCGCAGAGGGAGGGGGCAGTCAGCGCCTGGCAGACCCTTATGCCTCCGGGGGCAGGGCCTCAGCTTGGGAGGGCCGCCTCCACGTAAAGATCCCTGATGTGAGCAGATGCAGGTGTCCCCCACGTCTGCCCAACCTCCACAGGGACCTCGGAGGAGAGAGACCCCTGtacccccctctcctctcctttgaaGCCTCCCCGGTATCTTCAAGGTGACATGCCAGTCCCTACTCCCAGGTGGCTTTTTGGCCCAGGTGGGCCAGCctgggggtgagggcaggagaAAAGCCCCAGCTACCCCTCCTCGGTCAGTGGGACCCAAGGCTTTTGGAGGCAGGAGTGGGTGTCCCCCAACCTTCAGATGTCCTAGAGTGTCCAGGAGTGGGGGCTGGTCACCTTGAGGAGAGGCCAGGGGCTTGGCAGAAGGGGTGGCCTGGGCAGGACTGAGTCCTCAGGCTGGCATTGGTGGGGGGGGGCGTGCCTGCCCCCAGCTGCCCTCTGGCTGTTTCttctatttgttcttcttttgacCCCCGCCTTATGTCCCGTCATCCCACCTTTGAACAAAAGTTCTGTTCCTGTTCCCTCCGTCGCCACCCCGTCCCCCAAGAACATAAGCTATCATTGTTGTATTTGCAATCTATGGACTAGAGGTTTAACTATTTATTACTATtggttaattattattattattattgattatgTAAATTTGCCTCCTGTCTGTCTATCGCGTTGTGTTTCTGAGGTGACCCCGGGCGTGGAAGATGCACTGGTCCCCCCTCCGCGCCCTACCCCTAAGCTGTCCAGGAGACAGTGCTCAGGGCCACTGGTTGGGCCCCACCACCCTGGGGGCAGGTCCCATGGCCCGTTCTCCCTTCCCTCCGTCCTTGTCCAGGGCTGCAGAGCCCTGTGGCTTCTGTCCTGGGGCGCGTGGAGGGTGTTGCTCTTGAGACACTGGTCGAACTGAGCAGCTGTGATGAGAGAAGGTCCTGTCtcggccgcccccgccccccgtgcTGGCGGCACTGGGCAGCGGGCAAGAGCCCCTCCCTGGTCACTTCCACCCACTGTCCCAGGCGGGGAGCGGGCAGGGCCCCAGCCCTCTCCAAGTCTCTCTtggccctcccacccctcctgctGGCCCAGTGCCCTGGCATCAGGGGTCCCCCAGAATGGACCCGGCCCCCTCCTATTATTTGCTGGAAAGTCCAGCGGAGGAGAGGTGGCAGGTCCCCCCGCATGGCTCCCGGTCCCTCTGGACTGGGCCGCCCCACCTCAGAGCCCCTTCCCCAGCGTGGACACTCTCTgattcctgtcctgtccccttCTTTTGTATTTGGAAACGACGTGTTGTAATAAATCCTGAGATGGATGTTTTCTCCACGCCTCTGGCTGCCTCCTTCTTTGGGCTGGTGGGCGGTGGTGTAGAGGGGCTTCCTGGGGCCAGGAGGCTGGGGTATGGGGCCTGGAGAGTCAGACTGCCCCTGACTCACTGCTCAGAGCCCCGAACCCAGAACCCAGTGGGCCTgctgtggggaaggggcaggtgtAGGATGTAGAACAGCCTTTTTTGCTGTTTCAGGCTACTGAcaatttaaataacttaaaactgtataaaatgGAAACTCAGTTTTGCCCCtcagctgcccccaccccactctccaaAAATAACCACTGGGAATAGTTGCACACCTCCCTGCAGACCtccgtgtgtgtgcatgcgtgagCAGCGTGTGGGTACACGCGTGTACGTACCACACAACAGCTTGTCCTTCCCAACAGAAATGGGGGTCTAGCTCTACAGAGTGTCTGCAACTGGTTTTTACGCTATTGTTTAAATTACTTATTGAAGGTTCAAGGCCCAAAGGCACACAAGGGTAGCTGGTGGGAAGTACTGATGTGTGTCCCCAGCCACCGGGTTCCTCTCCCTGGCGCCAGCGCCCCCCTGcaggcctccctccctcactgccgGGGCTGCAGAGACTGCAGTGGCAGTGCGGCGGGGCTGAGGTTCCCCGGCCCACGCGTGTTTACAGCTGCAGCCCTGAGCATCCGTGCGGTGCTCTCATGGGACACATTTTAGACCTGACTCCTCTGGGCCACTCCAAAGTTTGCCCGGCCGTTACCATAACAACGGCTCTGCCAGTGCTGAgcgcttgctctgtgccaggcaccactctCAGAATTTCCTGGGACCCTCACCTCCCAAGTCTCTGGGCAGCCTCCCCAGCAGGTCTGTGCCCTGGGCCCCAGGGTCCTCTGGCTAATGCAGTGCAAGCTCCCCGCAGGGGGTCTGACCCTTCTCGGAGGTTTGGGCTGCTTATCCTGGGGACCCTCCCCCTTTGCAAGCAGGCAGGAAGCCCAAACCAGTGACACCAGCCAGACCTGTGTCTGTGCGTATGTGTGACCACACACACGTGTTATATGAgcacacgtgcatgtgtgtgagcaCACACACGCGTGTGTGGTAAATGTGTGTTTCAAGAAGCAAGAGAAAGTGAAAGGGCCAGGCCGGGAGGGCCAGGGCTGCGGAGGAGGGAGGGTCCTTGAAGCCTGCATCGGCAGGAGACCTCAAAGAGGCCGAAAGCTCGAAACATTGACTGCCTCTCTGGCAAGGCTATTTTTAGCTCGAGAACATCTATTTATAACTCTGGCAGCCCCCTGGAGTCAATGAAAGGAGGACTGGAAAAAGCTGACGGCCGTTTGGAGCAGCACCTAACCCTGAGGGAGGTGGGGTACCCAGCAGGGGCCCTGGGGCCCGTGGAAGACTCCGAATCCCCCAGGCTCCCAGGGGTCAACTTGCCCAAGCGCTGAACAAGGCAGGTAGTGAGGCTAGATCTGGACCCTGGGGGCCGGCCTCCCCCCCTGCCCTCGACCACCACAGTCTGGTCCCCACCACACCAGGTCTCCTAGATGCTAGGCACCCCTGCTTCTGCCTCTGTGTCTCCCCCCTAGGCCAAGAGCTTTAGGCACTTGATGGGTTTGGGATGGGGCGGGTAGATGGGTGGCAAGGGATTGTCTGCGGTTGGTCTCAGCCTACTGACAGCGATGCCATGGGCTAAGGATGCCCGCGGCCCCTGCTTGGGCCTGTCCTACTTGTAGACGCCCCCACAAGTAGGACACACATTTGATGGCACACATCACAGCAACGACCATCAGGGAACTTTGAATAAACAAGGTTAACTACCGGGCCTGAAGGTACACAGTACGCCCGGGGTCACACAGAGAGGTCACcggtagagagagacagagtgtgggccTGGGGTTCTGCTTGTATTGGGGTCGAGTGGGGGGTGCCTAGGGTTTCATGGGTTCACTCTTTACTGCTGAATTAAGACATGAGTGGGAATTAAGGGAAGGAAAACACGGGGTCACACAAGGGGTCAGTTATCTAGGTCACCCAGGGCTTTCTGCATGGGGACCCTCATGGGTGAGGCGGCCTGGCTCTTTAGCTGTGTAGTTGGCATTGTGTTTATTCCACATGGATGTCTTTGAAATGAATGCCTCAACAATCAAACGCTTAGTGTCAGGCACTAACTTTACAATCAAAAAAGCTAATTATCAGGCATTTACACTACAGGCgtgggtggatgggtgagtggGTAGATAAATGAGTGGGTAGGTGAGTGGATGGGAGGgagagtggatggatggatggatggatggatgggtgattAAGGAATGGATGGGTGAATAGGGGTATATGGATGGGTGGGTAGGGGGTAGAGGGATGGGTAaatgggaggaaggcagggagggagggaaagaaggtggGTGAGTAGTAACCTCCTATCACACACCTAGTGCACCTCTACTAGTCGGCCATGTATTAAAGCTGTGTGCTTACCTCCATCCTCCCACTGGACCATAGACATCCTGTCCTTGCTAAAGAAGGTGCCCAGTGAACATTCAATGAATAAACCATAAACTACCAGTCTCGGAGCTGCACACCACTGTAGAGACTCAGTCAACCCTCTTCAAGGCCCAAGGAGGGGAACCAACTTCTCCAATGTCCCCCAGAGGGTCAGCGTCAGCCTCAGTGGCCCCTCAGGCCCCTTCTAGCTCAGACCCTGCTTCTGTGGATGGACCTGTTGAGGCACTCCTGAGGCTCAGAACTGATGGGGCTCAGAGCAGGGCAAGAGCGAAGAGGGCCGGTTCTCAGGAAGGCTGTGGGTGGTGGTTTGGCCTCCGGAGGCCAAGCTGTATGTGGAGAGGCTGGGGCATGTgtagggagagggcagaggtgggattGTGCCCTGCTGGGAAGCTGACCACCTCTGGCCAAGGGATGGGAAGGGAGGCACGGCTCTGCGTGGCTCTGGACGGCAGgtaggctgggggtggggttcaTCTCTTCTGCAGAAAAGTGGTCCATCCTGAGCAGGGGAGAGGCCCTCTGCCATCCAGGAGAAGCCATGGAGCCTTCGAGGTCTGAAGAATGGAAATGGGGAGTTGGTGTCCCGTTCTCCCAgaaagggagggggctgggggctgggcagacAATTGGGGGTGGGGCTGACTCCCAGCAGGGCTTCTCGTGGGTGCCTAGCCCACCCAGTCAGTGGGGGCTCATCAGGCTGAGCCCCCGGAGAAACCTCATCATTtttggcaggggcaggggtgtcGAGACTAGTAAAAGGCAGTCCCAGGACCTGCTtctggcccaggggttgggggtcTCCAGACATGGGGTCTTTTTGAAGGAGTGGTAGGGCCCTGATTATGTGATGATGGCTTTAGAAAGGGAGAAGGGGTCGGGGGCAAGAAGGAAGTGGCTCCCCCTGAGGACGGGACCAAAGCTGGTCTtgggcagaaggaagggaaaggctgCCAGAGGCAGCCAGTTCCCAGAGcaagagctggggaggggggcgggaagGACAAAtgaacccccacccccaccccaaagacAGAAAAGCTGCGGGTCAGGGTAACGCCAGGGCCAGGCTTGGCCAATTCTAGGCAGGTCCCCTGGGGGAGCTCCCTCCAGCCTTTCAAATCCGAGCCAGCTTTCAAACTTCCCGGCCTGGGGAACTGTtggggggaagggctggggagggggaggcctcCGGGAGGCTGCGGCAGGTGGACCTCGGTTTCTCAGTCTCTGTGCAGACACCACGTGTGAGACCAGAGCTGCGAAGGCCTTTCCTCAGGGCAGCCCAGCAGGGCAACTCTGGGAACAGAGGGAAAGCTGCCCCTTTCCCCGTCCCTGCCTTGAATTAAGCGGGGTACCCCGCCCACCCGCCGCAGCACATGCGCTCCCGGGACTACTCCCCGGCGCCCCAGCCCCAACCAGGGCGCTCTCCCAGCTTGCACACCTGGGGCC is part of the Balaenoptera musculus isolate JJ_BM4_2016_0621 chromosome 8, mBalMus1.pri.v3, whole genome shotgun sequence genome and encodes:
- the DUSP8 gene encoding dual specificity protein phosphatase 8 isoform X2, translating into MRAGDVAAGSSARARRPRTLAGDGGGSGPCAEGGFATFSSCFPGLCEGKPAALLPMSLSQPCLPVPSVGLTRILPHLYLGSQKDVLNKDLMTQNGISYVLNASNSCPKPDFICESRFLRIPINDNYCEKLLPWLDKSIEFIDKAKLSSCQVIVHCLAGISRSATIAIAYIMKTMGMSSDDAYRFVKDRRPSISPNFNFLGQLLEYERSLKLLAALQGDGASHPGTPEPLPGPAAPLPPLPPPTSESAATGSAAATATREGAQMGGGETPTPAPAPATSALQQGLRGLHLSSDRLQDTNRLKRSFSLDIKAAYAPSRQPDDPGPPDPGEASKLCKLDSPSGGVLSLPSPSPDSPDAAPEPRPRLRRRPRPLAGSPAPGLGLNFGDAARQTPRLGLSALSAPGLPGPSQPAGPGGWAPPLDSPGTPSPDGPWCCSPEGAQGAGGARFAPFGRASGPGAGGGDLRRRETARPEARDARTGWPDEPAPETQFKRRSCQMEFEEGMVEGRARGEERAALGKQASFSGSAEVIEVS
- the DUSP8 gene encoding dual specificity protein phosphatase 8 isoform X1, yielding MAGDRLPRKVMDAKKLASLLRGGPGGPLVIDSRSFVEYNSWHVLSSVNICCSKLVKRRLQQGKVTIAELIQPTSRSQVEATEPQDVVVYDQSTRDASVLAADSFLSILLSKLDGCFDSVAILTGGFATFSSCFPGLCEGKPAALLPMSLSQPCLPVPSVGLTRILPHLYLGSQKDVLNKDLMTQNGISYVLNASNSCPKPDFICESRFLRIPINDNYCEKLLPWLDKSIEFIDKAKLSSCQVIVHCLAGISRSATIAIAYIMKTMGMSSDDAYRFVKDRRPSISPNFNFLGQLLEYERSLKLLAALQGDGASHPGTPEPLPGPAAPLPPLPPPTSESAATGSAAATATREGAQMGGGETPTPAPAPATSALQQGLRGLHLSSDRLQDTNRLKRSFSLDIKAAYAPSRQPDDPGPPDPGEASKLCKLDSPSGGVLSLPSPSPDSPDAAPEPRPRLRRRPRPLAGSPAPGLGLNFGDAARQTPRLGLSALSAPGLPGPSQPAGPGGWAPPLDSPGTPSPDGPWCCSPEGAQGAGGARFAPFGRASGPGAGGGDLRRRETARPEARDARTGWPDEPAPETQFKRRSCQMEFEEGMVEGRARGEERAALGKQASFSGSAEVIEVS